One window of the Leptotrichia massiliensis genome contains the following:
- the gpmI gene encoding 2,3-bisphosphoglycerate-independent phosphoglycerate mutase: MKKRPVVLIILDGWGMNHHDNEVDGVKLAKPINFNNYVKEYPYTELRADGEFVGLPEGQFGNSEVGHTNIGAGRVVYQMLPKITKAIKEGTILENKVLSDIMETTKSNGKALHITGLTSDGGVHCHINHIIGLADMAKKKGLTEVYVHAIMDGRDTAPESGVEYLAQLQKALDELGVGKIATVVGRYYAMDRDNNWDRIELAYDALTSGEGNLAATADEAIRNSYAEAITDEFVKPVKIGSKDNGLIKDGDGVIFANFRPDRARQLTRTFVDPEFTGFTRKVYPKVNFATMAQYDVTFSSPVAFPPETIVNGFGEVVSKAGLIQVRTAETEKYAHVTFFFNGGKEEPYPGEIRLLSDSPKVATYDLQPEMSAYKVKDRLIEELNTGKVDTVVLNFANPDMVGHTGNVEAVMEACQAVDNCTGQIVRKVLELDGAVLITADHGNADLLVNPETGEPHTAHTVNPVPFIFISNDMKDAKLRTDGKLADITPTMLDLLGLEKPAEMDGSTLIVK, from the coding sequence ATGAAAAAAAGACCAGTAGTTTTAATAATTTTAGACGGATGGGGAATGAACCATCACGATAATGAAGTAGATGGAGTAAAATTAGCAAAACCTATAAATTTTAACAATTATGTAAAAGAATATCCATATACTGAATTGAGAGCAGATGGGGAATTTGTAGGATTGCCTGAAGGACAGTTTGGAAATTCTGAAGTTGGGCATACAAATATTGGTGCTGGAAGAGTAGTTTACCAAATGCTGCCAAAAATTACAAAAGCTATTAAAGAAGGTACAATTTTAGAAAATAAAGTGTTGTCAGATATTATGGAAACTACAAAATCGAATGGTAAAGCTTTACATATTACAGGATTGACTTCTGATGGTGGAGTTCACTGTCACATTAATCATATAATTGGATTAGCTGACATGGCTAAGAAAAAAGGATTGACAGAAGTTTATGTTCATGCAATTATGGATGGAAGAGATACTGCCCCTGAAAGTGGAGTGGAGTACTTGGCACAATTGCAAAAAGCATTGGATGAACTTGGTGTAGGAAAAATTGCTACAGTTGTAGGAAGATACTATGCAATGGATAGAGATAACAACTGGGATAGAATAGAACTTGCCTATGATGCTCTAACTTCTGGAGAAGGAAACTTGGCGGCAACTGCTGATGAAGCAATCAGAAATTCTTATGCAGAAGCAATTACAGATGAATTTGTAAAACCTGTTAAAATTGGTTCAAAAGATAATGGATTGATTAAAGATGGAGATGGTGTAATTTTTGCAAACTTTAGACCTGATAGAGCTAGACAATTAACTAGAACATTTGTTGACCCTGAGTTTACTGGATTTACAAGAAAAGTTTATCCTAAAGTAAATTTTGCTACAATGGCTCAATATGATGTAACATTCAGCTCGCCAGTGGCATTCCCGCCTGAAACAATTGTAAATGGATTTGGGGAAGTTGTATCAAAAGCTGGATTAATTCAAGTAAGAACAGCAGAAACTGAAAAATATGCACACGTAACATTCTTCTTCAACGGAGGAAAAGAAGAACCATATCCAGGAGAAATCAGATTGTTGTCTGATTCACCAAAAGTTGCAACTTATGATCTGCAGCCTGAAATGAGTGCTTATAAAGTGAAAGACAGATTAATTGAAGAATTAAATACTGGAAAAGTTGATACAGTTGTATTAAACTTTGCAAATCCTGACATGGTTGGGCATACTGGAAATGTAGAAGCTGTTATGGAGGCTTGTCAAGCGGTAGACAACTGTACTGGGCAGATTGTAAGAAAAGTATTAGAATTAGATGGTGCGGTATTAATTACTGCAGATCACGGAAATGCTGATTTATTAGTAAATCCTGAAACAGGAGAACCTCATACAGCACACACTGTAAATCCTGTTCCATTTATCTTCATCTCAAATGATATGAAAGACGCAAAATTAAGAACAGATGGAAAACTAGCTGACATTACTCCAACAATGCTTGATTTATTAGGATTGGAAAAACCAGCTGAAATGGATGGAAGTACATTAATCGTAAAATAA